GAGGACGCGCTGCTGCGCACCGTCTGCCGGCCTGGTTCCCATGTGATCGTCCCCAACGACGCCTACGGCGGGACGTACCGGCTGTTCGCGAAGGTCGCCCAGCCGTGGGGCGTCGAGTTCGACCCGGTTCCGCTCGGCGACATCGCCGCCGTGCGGGCGGCGGTGCGCCCCGAAACGAAGATCATCTGGGTGGAGACGCCCACCAACCCGCTGCTCGGCGTCGCCGACATCGCGGCCCTGGCCGCCGTCGCCCGCGACGCCGGGGCGCTGCTGGCCGTCGACAACACCTTCGCCTCGCCCTACCTGCAGCGGCCGCTGGAGCTCGGCGCGGACGTCGTCGTCCACTCCACCACCAAGTACATCGGCGGGCACTCCGACGTCGTCGGGGGCGCGCTGATCGCCGCGGACGCGGACCTCGGGGAGCGGCTGGCGTTCCACCAGAACGCGATGGGCGCCGTCGCGGGCCCGTTCGACGCCTGGCTCACCCTGCGCGGGATCAAGACGCTCGGCGTGCGGATGGACCGGCACTGCGCCAACGCGGAGCGGGTCGTGGACCTGCTGACGCGGCACCCGTCCGTCCGGCAGGTCCTCTATCCGGGCCTCCCGGACCACCCGGGCCACGAGATCGCCGCCAAGCAGATGAAGGCGTTCGGCGGCATGGTCTCGTTCCGGATGGAGTCGGAGGAGGCCGCCGTCCGGGTGTGCGAGCGGACGAAGCTGTTCACGCTCGGCGAGTCGCTCGGCGGCGTCGAGTCGCTGATCGAGCACCCGGGCCGGATGACGCACGCCTCGGCCGCCGGATCGCCGCTGGAGGTGCCCGCCGACCTGGTGCGCCTGTCGGTCGGCATCGAGGACGCCGCCGACCTGCTCCGGGATCTGGAGCAGGCGCTTACCTGACAGTTGGCTGACCATTCCCCCCCGAACTTGATCAAAACATCTATACTCGGCGCGCCAGGTTCGTGAAGAAAGGGCCCGGGGTGCGCAAAGTACTGGTCTGTGGGGCGGCGTTCGCCGCGACGTGTGTCTCCGCCGTGACCGTTCCCGTGGGAGCCCACGCGAACGAGCCGGCGCCGACGCCCAGCGTGTCCGTCCCGTCCGTGCCGACCGAGTCGCCGGCGGGGACCCCGTCCGGCGCGCCGGAGACCGGGGCCCCCGGTACCGGGTCGCCGTCGGCGCCGTCCGCGACGCCGACGGAGGGCGGCCCCGCCGGCGCGGACGGGGAGCCGGACGGCACCGTCACCGCGCAGGCGGTCATGGTGACGCCGCAGCTCCCGCTGTTCCGCACCTACGCCTACGGCAAGCTGCCCGCCCAGAAGATCGACGCCTACTGGCGCAAGCCGGGGCCGCGCGCCACGCCGCGCCCGGCCGTGCTGCTCCTGCACGGCGGCTACTGGCTGGAGGGCGACAAGGGCGGCGGCTGGAAGTACTTCGCGCGCCGGCTGACCGAGCAGGGCTTCGTCGTGCTGTCGGCGAACTACCGGCTCGCGCCCAAGGCGCAGTGGCCCGCCCAGCGCGACGACGCCATGGCGGCCCTCGACTTCATCAAGAAGCACGCCCAGGTGTGGAACGTCGACCCGAACCGCGTCGCGGTCATGGGCTCGTCGGCCGGCGGGCACCTCGCGACGCAGCTCGGCACGTTCGGGACGGGCACCAGCCAGGTCCGCGGCGTGGTGGCGCTGTCACCGCCGAACAACCCCTTCCTGGCCTTCCAGGACGGCGCGAAGCCGGACGCCACGTTCACCAAGCGCAAGCTGCGCCGGGCCGTGGTCGAGCTCGTCCGCTGCGAGCCCGGTGCGGCCGCCGCCCCGGACTGCTGGACGAAGCTGGACGACGCCAGCACCGTCACGCACGTCTCCGCGGGCGACGCCCCGATGCTGCTGATGCACGCCACCGGCGACTTCGTCCCGGTCACCCAGAGCACCGGGCTGGCGAGCGCGCTGCGCGCCGCGGGCGTCCCGGCGACCGTCAAGACGATCGAGGGCGACATGCACGCCTCGGACATGCTGGGCGACGAGGGCGTCTACCCGACGATCCTGGCCTGGCTGAAGAAGCGGCTCAACCCCGGCGAGTAGTTGGCGGTGCTCTCCTCCTTCGGGCCTTGACGGCCCTCCATCGTCGAGCACCGCGGGCGATCGCTGGCATCGCTCCGGCTCGCCTTGCGGCTCGCTGCGCGATCAGACTCTCGCTTCGCTCGAATCTGCCTTCGGACGCGATCGCGACCATTGAGGTCGTCGCGTGGTTGCGGTGAGGCTCAGGGCGGCGCGGACTAAGGTCGGCTCATGTCGACTTCGGACCGCATCCTGCTCATCCTGCATATCGGGTTCGCGATCTTCACATTGGGGCCGCTGACCGCCGCCACGATGTCCACCCCCCGCTACATCCGCCGGCGCAATGTGACGGTGGTGCGCTACCTCCACCGCACCACCCAGATCTACGGGCTCGGGACGCTGGGGATCTTCCTGATCGGGCTCGGCCTGGCCAAGGGCGATCTCGCCGAGGCGTGGCTGACGGTGTCGATGACGCTGTTCGTCGTCGCGCTGGTGCTGCTGCTGATCGTCGAGCGCGACCAGCGCAAGGCGGTCCATCTGCTGGAGGTCGCGGCGGCCGAGGCGGCGCCCGCGGCGGTTCCCGCCCGCTCCGCCCCGACCGATGAGGCCATGGAGGGCGAGAAAGGCGAGGCCGAGGGCGGCGCGACGGAGGCCGCGGCTCCCGCCGCGGAACCGGCCGCCGCCACCGGCGAGGTCGCGCAGGTGGAGCGGGGGCGGCTGGCGGCCATGTCCGGCGTCGTCGCGCTGATCTGGCTGGTGATCCTCGCCCTGATGGTCTGGAACGGCTGAGGCGGCCGAACGTGGTTAAGCCCGCCTCGTTCGGAGGTAGTCGCTGACGACGTATTCGCCTAGGCGGTCGGCGTCGGGGGCGAAGACGCGGCCGCCGTTGCGCCTCGCGACCTCCTCCACGAACGACACGAGCCGCCGGTCCTCGGCGAGCATGAAGAAGTTCATGCAGGCGCCGCGGCGGGTCATCTTGTCGACCTCGGCGAGGGTGAGCACGAGCGTGTCGGTGGACGGAGGGTAGTCGAACAGCGAGCGGCCGTCCGGCCGCAGGTGCGCGGTGGGTTCGCCGTCGGTGACGACGAGGACGATCGGCTCGAAGTCGGGGTGCCGGTCCAGGTGCCGTCCGGCGATCATCAGGGCGTGGTGCAGGTTGGTGCCCTGCACCATGTCCCAGTCGAGGCCCGCCATCTCCGTCGGGTGCAGCACCCGCGCGTAGTTGGAGAAGCCGATGATCTGGATGGCGTCCTGCGGGAACTTGCT
The sequence above is a segment of the Actinomadura coerulea genome. Coding sequences within it:
- a CDS encoding cystathionine gamma-synthase, whose product is MDNEVQRGFETLAIHAGQEPDPATGAVVPPIYQVSTYKQDGIGGLRGGYEYSRSANPTRTALEVCLAETEGGARGLAFASGLAAEDALLRTVCRPGSHVIVPNDAYGGTYRLFAKVAQPWGVEFDPVPLGDIAAVRAAVRPETKIIWVETPTNPLLGVADIAALAAVARDAGALLAVDNTFASPYLQRPLELGADVVVHSTTKYIGGHSDVVGGALIAADADLGERLAFHQNAMGAVAGPFDAWLTLRGIKTLGVRMDRHCANAERVVDLLTRHPSVRQVLYPGLPDHPGHEIAAKQMKAFGGMVSFRMESEEAAVRVCERTKLFTLGESLGGVESLIEHPGRMTHASAAGSPLEVPADLVRLSVGIEDAADLLRDLEQALT
- a CDS encoding alpha/beta hydrolase fold domain-containing protein, which encodes MTVPVGAHANEPAPTPSVSVPSVPTESPAGTPSGAPETGAPGTGSPSAPSATPTEGGPAGADGEPDGTVTAQAVMVTPQLPLFRTYAYGKLPAQKIDAYWRKPGPRATPRPAVLLLHGGYWLEGDKGGGWKYFARRLTEQGFVVLSANYRLAPKAQWPAQRDDAMAALDFIKKHAQVWNVDPNRVAVMGSSAGGHLATQLGTFGTGTSQVRGVVALSPPNNPFLAFQDGAKPDATFTKRKLRRAVVELVRCEPGAAAAPDCWTKLDDASTVTHVSAGDAPMLLMHATGDFVPVTQSTGLASALRAAGVPATVKTIEGDMHASDMLGDEGVYPTILAWLKKRLNPGE